From a single Podarcis raffonei isolate rPodRaf1 chromosome 10, rPodRaf1.pri, whole genome shotgun sequence genomic region:
- the LOC128422767 gene encoding suppressor of cytokine signaling 1-like, which produces MNKLGSFSASQRQHQESPFSPTSTSLLSHYRAFRDHEWEVVERSLGLLQASGFYWGPLSVHEAHARLLQEPVGTYLLRDSSQGNCLFSLSVRMPSGPVSLRISFSKGYFWLKDWFSDCVLRLLELVVAGTRTKPLHCDAMGEAPLVFSEPLCREHRAVPTLQELCQRTLPASSRTGRGSCWTLPLRWQQKCQNVGGGVCKY; this is translated from the coding sequence ATGAACAAACTCGGCAGCTTTTCCGCTTCACAGAGGCAACACCAAGAGTCTCCTTTTAGCCCAACATCAACCAGCTTGCTGTCTCACTACCGTGCATTTCGTGATCATGAATGGGAAGTGGTGGAACGGTCGCTTGGCCTCCTGCAGGCCAGTGGATTTTACTGGGGCCCTTTGTCTGTTCACGAGGCCCATGCTAGGTTACTGCAAGAGCCGGTGGGGACCTACTTGCTGCGAGACAGCTCTCAGGGAAACTGCCTTTTCAGCCTCAGCGTCCGCATGCCGTCTGGACCCGTCAGCCTCCGGATCTCTTTCAGCAAAGGCTACTTTTGGCTGAAGGACTGGTTTTCGGACTGTGTACTGAGGTTGCTTGAACTAGTGGTGGCGGGAACCAGGACTAAACCCCTCCACTGTGATGCAATGGGAGAAGCTCCTCTAGTATTTTCTGAGCCCCTCTGCAGGGAGCATAGGGCTGTGCCCACGCTGCAGGAACTCTGCCAACGCACCTTACCTGCTTCCAGCAGGACTGGGCGGGGCAGTTGTTGGACTCTACCTCTTCGTTGGCAACAGAAATgccaaaatgtgggggggggggtatgcaaATATTGA